A window of Equus caballus isolate H_3958 breed thoroughbred chromosome 10, TB-T2T, whole genome shotgun sequence contains these coding sequences:
- the OR6Z10 gene encoding olfactory receptor family 6 subfamily Z member 10 produces MERSLELANMTRVQQFVLLGLSTRPDIRDVLFAIFLTLYLLILLENTLIIYLICSHRELHKPMYFFLGNLSYLEMCYVSVTMPSLLVGLWTGPYNISFTACMTQLFFFVSLICTECTLLASMAYDCYVAICRPLHYLLLMRPQVCLSLASSSWLGGLMVSAVKTTCVATLSYCGPNVLNQFFCDVSPLLNLSCTHVALTELVDFISAIVIFCGTLLVALASYSAIGVAVLRMPSAAARRKAFSTCASHLVVVGIFYSAALFIYCRPSRIKSMDLNKVLSVIYTVVTPMCNPIIYCLRNKEVHAALRKTLHWP; encoded by the coding sequence ATGGAGAGGTCCCTGGAGTTGGCCAACATGACAAGAGTCCAGCAATTTGTCTTGCTGGGTTTGTCCACAAGGCCAGACATAAGGGATGTCCTGTTTGCCATCTTCCTGACTCTCTACCTGCTCATCCTCCTGGAGAACACACTCATCATCTATCTCATCTGCAGTCACAGGGAGCTCCACAagcccatgtacttcttcctgggCAACCTGAGCTACCTGGAGATGTGCTACGTGTCAGTGACCATGCCCAGCCTGCTGGTGGGGCTGTGGACTGGGCCCTACAATATCTCCTTCACAGCCTGCATGACCCAACTCTTCTTCTTCGTCTCCCTTATCTGTACGGAGTGCACCCTCCTGGCCTCCATGGCCTATGactgctatgtggccatctgccgCCCACTCCACTATCTGCTGCTCATGAGGCCCCAGGTCTGCCTGAGTTTAGCTTCGTCCTCATGGCTTGGTGGACTGATGGTCTCAGCAGTCAAGACAACATGCGTTGCCACCTTGTCCTATTGTGGCCCCAATGTCCTCAACCAATTTTTCTGTGATGTCTCCCCTCTGCTCAACCTATCTTGCACCCACGTGGCCCTGACAGAGCTGGTGGACTTCATCTCTGCCATTGTCATCTTCTGTGGAACACTGCTGGTAGCTCTGGCCTCCTACTCAGCCATTGGGGTGGCTGTGCTCCGCATGCCTTCAGCTGCTGCCCGACGtaaggccttctccacctgtgcctcccacctggtTGTGGTGGGCATCTTCTACTCAGCAGCCCTCTTCATCTACTGTCGCCCCAGCCGTATCAAATCCATGGACCTAAACAAAGTGCTGTCAGTCATCTACACAGTGGTCACACCCATGTGCAACCCCATCATCTACTGCCTGCGAAACAAGGAGGTCCATGCAGCGCTGCGGAAAACTCTCCACTGGCCTTGA
- the OR6Z1 gene encoding olfactory receptor family 6 subfamily Z member 1 isoform X1, with protein MDKSLELANMSRVQQFVLLGLSTRPDIRDVLFAIFLTLYLLTLLENTLILYLICSHSELHKPMYFFLGNLSCLEMCYVSVTMPSLLVGLWTGPYNISFTACMTQLFFFIVLIGTECTLLASMAYDRYVAICRPLHYLLLMRPQVCLSLALSSWLGGLLVSVAKTTCIATLSYCGPNVLNQFFCDVSPLLNLSCTHVALTELVDFISAIVIFCGTLLVALASYSAIGVAVLRMPSAAARRKAFSTCASHLVVVGIFYSAALFIYCRPSRIKSMDLNKVLSVIYAVVTPMCNPIIYCLRNKEVHAALRKTLHWP; from the coding sequence ATGGACAAGTCCCTGGAGTTGGCCAACATGTCAAGAGTCCAGCAATTTGTCTTGCTGGGTTTGTCCACAAGGCCAGACATAAGAGATGTCCTGTTTGCCATCTTCCTGACCCTCTATCTGCTGACCCTCTTGGAGAACACACTCATCCTCTATCTCATCTGCAGTCACAGTGAGCTCCACAagcccatgtacttcttcctgggCAACCTGAGCTGCCTGGAGATGTGCTACGTGTCAGTGACCATGCCCAGCCTGCTGGTGGGGCTGTGGACTGGGCCCTACAATATCTCCTTCACAGCCTGCATGACCCAACTCTTCTTCTTCATAGTCCTCATCGGCACAGAGTGCACCCTCCTGGCCtccatggcctatgaccgctatgtggccatctgccgCCCACTCCACTATCTGCTCCTCATGAGGCCCCAGGTCTGCCTGAGCTTAGCTTTGTCCTCATGGCTTGGTGGGCTCCTGGTCTCAGTGGCCAAGACAACATGCATTGCCACCTTGTCCTACTGTGGCCCCAATGTTCTCAACCAATTTTTCTGTGATGTCTCCCCTCTGCTCAACCTATCTTGCACCCACGTGGCCCTGACAGAGCTGGTGGACTTCATCTCTGCCATTGTCATCTTCTGTGGAACACTGCTGGTAGCTCTGGCCTCCTACTCAGCCATTGGGGTGGCTGTGCTCCGCATGCCTTCAGCTGCTGCCCGACGtaaggccttctccacctgtgcctcccacctggtTGTGGTGGGCATCTTCTACTCAGCAGCCCTCTTCATCTACTGTCGCCCCAGCCGTATCAAATCCATGGACCTAAACAAGGTGCTGTCAGTCATCTACGCAGTGGTCACACCCATGTGCAACCCCATCATCTACTGCCTGCGAAACAAGGAGGTCCATGCAGCGCTGCGGAAAACTCTCCACTGGCCTTGA
- the OR10AM7 gene encoding olfactory receptor family 10 subfamily AM member 7 isoform X1, whose translation MPVALGSPGAPAAPPWANQSSGREFFLLGFAHVPALRPLLAALFLAMFLLTLLGNALIVLLTALDPALRAPMYFFLRHLALVEICFSLDIVPRLLVTLLRPGRGVSPAGCALQLLLVLSCVTSECFLLTAMAWDRYVAICRPLRYGAIMSPRLCHLLAATCWLAGVPVSLVFTVWLFHFPFCGPRGIRHFFCDIAPLLSLVCADTRVLEANVLAATVLVIMVPFCLIAVSYIGVLATVLQMPSATGRHKALSTCASHLIVVVLFYGTTGVIHLRPKASCSPESKQVVSLSYTLVTPMLNPLVYSLRNKEVKAALGRLCCSYQGSGCHE comes from the coding sequence ATGCCGGTGGCCTTGGGCTCCCCCGGCGCCCCCGCAGCCCCGCCCTGGGCCAACCAGAGCTCGGGCCGCGAGTTCTTCCTTCTGGGCTTCGCGCACGTGCCGGCGCTGCGGCCGCTGCTGGCTGCGCTCTTCCTGGCCATGTTCCTGCTCACGCTGCTGGGCAACGCGCTCATCGTGCTGCTGACCGCCCTGGACCCGGCCCTGCGCGcgcccatgtacttcttcctgcgCCATTTGGCCCTGGTGGAGATCTGCTTCTCGCTGGACATCGTGCCCCGGCTGCTGGTGACCCTGCTGCGGCCCGGGCGGGGAGTGTCACCTGCGGGCTGCGCCCTGCAGCTGCTCCTGGTGCTGTCCTGTGTCACTTCCGAGTGCTTCCTCCTGACCGCCATGGCCTGGGACCGCTACGTGGCCATCTGCAGGCCCCTGCGCTATGGCGCCATCATGAGCCCACGACTCTGCCACCTGCTGGCTGCCACGTGCTGGCTGGCTGGAGTCCCTGTGTCACTGGTCTTCACAGTCTGGCTGTTCCACTTCCCCTTCTGTGGACCACGTGGCATCcgccacttcttctgtgacatcgCCCCTCTGCTGAGCCTGGTGTGTGCGGACACCAGGGTCTTGGAGGCCAACGTGTTGGCGGCCACAGTGCTGGTCATCATGGTTCCCTTCTGTCTGATAGCCGTGTCCTACATTGGAGTCTTAGCCACTGTCCTCCAGATGCCATCAGCCACTGGGCGCCACAAGGCCCTGTCCACATGCGCCTCCCACCTCATTGTGGTGGTTCTGTTTTATGGCACAACAGGGGTCATCCACTTGCGACCCAAGGCCAGCTGCTCCCCAGAGAGCAAGCAGGTGGTGTCCCTCTCCTACACCCTGGTGACCCCCATGCTCAATCCCCTCGTCTACAGCCTTCGGAACAAGGAAGTGAAGGCTGCCCTGGGGCGTCTGTGCTGCAGTTACCAGGGCTCTGGATGCCATGAATGA